One Bradyrhizobium sp. CCGB12 genomic window carries:
- a CDS encoding DNA translocase FtsK produces the protein MSMSAIERVIPLVGHLPPSIREGLARRLRELTGLGLVALAGVASAALMTWSVQDPSLSHATSRPIRNILGYAGAIGADLAMQILGLGAIMLVLTVAVWGWRMMTHRPFDREALRLGAWILCTVIAAGFVSCWPHGGTWPLPTGLGGVVGDALVRAPAVIFGPAGTIYRIVLGTILFAAMAATFLIACGLGAREHDEELAEIEDSDKPLDEDEENDRGSVSLGWLFHALMSTKARLIWLFSAAYRSLVSSGPKTKATAFSRQEPNLGAGRAAPSISPQSEDEDHEDEHEEEEGEDEEEEEEEPAARAPRKKAAPKAASKKSSDRFELPSVSVLAAPKAGDRQPLSKAELEANSRSLEGVLQDFGVRGEIVKANPGPVVTLYELEPAPGIKSSRVIGLSDDIARSMSALSARVAVVPGRNAIGIELPNAHREKVYLRELLIAKEATDTVAKLPLCLGKTIGGDPVIIDLARTPHMLIAGTTGSGKSVAINTMILSLVYRLRPDQCRLIMVDPKMLELSVYDGIPHLLTPVVTDPKKAVVALKWAVREMEERYKNMAKLGVRNIDGYNTRLLELKAKGEEPTRTVHTGFDKETGKAIYEEEKLSLDPLPYIVIIVDEMADLMMVAGKDIEGAVQRLAQMARAAGLHVILATQRPSVDVITGTIKANFPTRIAFQVTSKIDSRTILGEMGAEQLLGQGDMLYMAGGGRISRVHGPFASDEEVEKVVRHLKTQGQPEYLEAVTAEEPTEDEDGAVFDATGMGGDGGGDLFQQAVAIVKRDRKASTSYIQRRLQIGYNRAASLMERMELEGIVGPANHAGKREILVEEEDSHM, from the coding sequence ATGAGCATGTCGGCAATCGAACGTGTCATTCCACTGGTCGGCCATCTGCCGCCCTCGATCCGCGAGGGTCTGGCGCGGCGCCTGCGCGAGCTGACCGGCCTCGGCTTGGTCGCGCTGGCCGGCGTCGCCTCGGCCGCTCTGATGACCTGGTCGGTGCAGGATCCCAGCCTCAGCCACGCGACCTCGCGGCCGATCCGCAACATTCTCGGCTATGCCGGCGCGATCGGCGCCGATCTTGCGATGCAGATCCTCGGGCTTGGCGCGATCATGCTGGTCCTGACGGTCGCGGTCTGGGGCTGGCGCATGATGACGCATCGCCCGTTCGACCGCGAAGCGTTGCGGCTCGGCGCCTGGATTCTCTGCACGGTGATCGCGGCGGGCTTCGTCAGCTGCTGGCCGCATGGCGGTACCTGGCCGCTGCCGACCGGCCTCGGCGGCGTGGTCGGCGACGCCCTGGTGCGCGCGCCCGCTGTGATCTTCGGGCCGGCTGGCACGATCTATCGCATCGTGCTGGGGACGATCCTGTTCGCCGCGATGGCCGCGACCTTCCTGATCGCCTGCGGTCTCGGCGCGCGCGAGCACGACGAAGAGCTCGCGGAGATCGAGGACAGCGACAAGCCGCTCGACGAAGACGAAGAGAACGATCGCGGTTCGGTGTCGCTGGGCTGGCTGTTCCACGCCTTGATGAGCACCAAGGCGCGACTGATCTGGCTCTTCAGTGCCGCTTACCGTTCGCTGGTCTCGAGCGGACCGAAGACCAAGGCCACCGCATTCAGCCGCCAGGAGCCGAATCTCGGCGCTGGCCGCGCCGCCCCCTCGATCTCGCCGCAGTCCGAAGACGAGGACCACGAGGACGAGCACGAGGAAGAAGAAGGGGAAGACGAGGAGGAGGAAGAGGAGGAGCCGGCCGCGCGCGCCCCGCGCAAGAAGGCCGCACCGAAGGCCGCTTCCAAGAAATCCTCCGACAGGTTCGAGCTTCCGTCCGTCTCCGTGCTGGCCGCGCCCAAGGCCGGCGATCGCCAGCCGCTCAGCAAGGCCGAGCTGGAAGCCAATTCGCGCTCGCTCGAAGGCGTGCTGCAGGATTTCGGCGTGCGCGGCGAGATCGTGAAGGCCAATCCGGGTCCCGTCGTCACGCTGTACGAGCTGGAGCCGGCGCCCGGCATCAAGTCCTCGCGCGTGATCGGACTTTCCGACGATATCGCCCGCTCGATGAGCGCGCTGTCTGCCCGCGTCGCGGTCGTGCCCGGGCGCAACGCCATCGGCATCGAATTGCCGAACGCACACCGCGAGAAGGTCTACCTGCGCGAGTTGCTGATCGCAAAGGAAGCGACCGACACGGTTGCCAAGCTGCCGCTCTGCCTCGGCAAGACCATCGGCGGCGACCCCGTCATCATCGACCTCGCGCGCACGCCGCACATGCTGATTGCCGGTACCACCGGCTCGGGCAAGTCGGTCGCCATCAACACCATGATCCTCAGCCTGGTCTATCGGCTGCGTCCGGACCAGTGCCGGCTGATCATGGTCGATCCGAAGATGCTCGAACTCTCCGTCTATGACGGCATTCCCCATCTGCTCACGCCCGTCGTAACCGATCCTAAGAAGGCGGTGGTCGCGCTGAAATGGGCCGTGCGCGAGATGGAAGAGCGCTACAAGAACATGGCCAAGCTCGGTGTGCGCAACATCGACGGCTACAATACGCGCCTGCTCGAATTGAAAGCCAAGGGCGAGGAACCGACACGCACGGTGCACACCGGCTTCGATAAGGAAACCGGCAAGGCGATCTACGAGGAAGAGAAGCTCTCGCTGGATCCGCTGCCCTACATCGTCATCATCGTCGACGAAATGGCCGACCTGATGATGGTCGCCGGCAAGGACATCGAAGGCGCGGTACAGCGGCTGGCGCAGATGGCGCGTGCCGCCGGCCTGCACGTGATCCTGGCGACGCAGCGTCCGTCAGTCGACGTCATCACCGGCACCATCAAGGCGAACTTCCCGACCCGCATCGCCTTCCAGGTCACCTCGAAGATCGACAGCCGCACCATCCTCGGCGAAATGGGTGCCGAGCAGCTGCTCGGGCAGGGCGACATGCTCTACATGGCCGGCGGCGGCCGTATCAGCCGCGTGCACGGACCTTTTGCCTCCGACGAGGAGGTCGAGAAGGTGGTGCGCCACCTGAAGACGCAGGGTCAGCCCGAATATCTCGAAGCTGTTACCGCCGAAGAGCCGACCGAGGACGAGGATGGCGCGGTGTTCGACGCCACCGGCATGGGCGGGGATGGCGGCGGCGATCTCTTCCAGCAGGCCGTTGCCATCGTCAAACGCGACCGCAAGGCCTCGACCAG